In one window of Nothobranchius furzeri strain GRZ-AD chromosome 11, NfurGRZ-RIMD1, whole genome shotgun sequence DNA:
- the LOC139061927 gene encoding uncharacterized protein, with amino-acid sequence MDRATRLRQNTTTMESSHQRVLSVLGVWYILYTHITIAFRAMLCASRRRAGERGQRFLKLISDTRHNFLLLRQRRRRQVLALLNQRWHPTVWAFSRASAFWDVTMPNFTPSDWIAHFRMSEETFSYLCSKLRPAMQKRNTNFRACVPLRKRVAIALWKLATNSEYRSIRLLFGVSTTSVCRCVQDFCKAVCKLLLAEVIAFPTLQKLQEMADYFETRWGVPQCVGAIDGSHIPIITPQGFHTDYFNRKGWHSIILQGIVDGRGMFWNVNAGQPGSLHDARVLRLSTFWDLVAHGQLHPTSTKNIEGVSVGFYVLGDSAYPLQNWLLKPFSDNGRLTAEQQAYNRKTSRARVVVENAFGRLKGRWRCLLKRNDSDVELLKHMVLTCCVLHNICESHGEEYTECDAPEVAEEGSDVREALMRHFTR; translated from the exons ATGGACCG CGCGACGAGATTGcgccaaaacacaacaacaatggagTCCAGTCACCAGCGCGTTCTTTCTGTTCTTGGTGTTTGGTATATTCTTTACACCCACATCACGATAGCGTTTAGAGCTATGCTGTGCGCATCGAGGAGGAGGGCAGGTGAAAGGGGACAACGCTTTCTGAAATTAATATCGGACACGAGGCATAACTTTCTACTGTTGAGACAAAGACGGAGGCGCCAGGTG ttggctCTTTTGAATCAGCGATGGCATCCAACTGTGTGGGCCTTCAGCCGTGCCAGCGCCTTCTGGGATGTGACCATGCCAAACTTCACTCCGTCAGATTGGATAGCTCATTTCAGAATGTCAGAAGAGACCTTTTCATATCTTTGTTCCAAGCTCCGTCCAgccatgcagaagaggaacaccaaCTTCAGAGCCTGCGTGCCACTCAGGAAAAGAGTTGCAATTGCACTGTGGAAGCTTGCAACTAACAGTGAATACAGGAGCATCAGGCTTCTTTTTGGTGTCAGCACGACCTCTGTGTGCCGCTGTGTGCAGGACTTCTGTAAGGCTGTCTGTAAACTCTTGCTTGCCGAGGTTATTGCTTTTCCaactctgcaaaagctacaggAAATGGCTGACTATTTTGAGACCAGGTGGGGGGTTCCTCAGTGTGTGGGTGCCATCGATGGTTCCCATATCCCAATAATCACACCACAGGGATTCCACACAGACTACTTCAATAGGAAAGGTTGGCATTCCATAATCCTCCAGGGCATTGTGGATGGCAGAGGCATGTTCTGGAATGTTAATGCAGGTCAGCCAGGTAGCTTACATGATGCCCGTGTGCTGCGATTGTCCACATTTTGGGACTTGGTTGCTCATGGACAACTGCACCCAACTAGTACCAAGAACATTGAGGGAGTAAGTGTAGGCTTTTAtgtgctcggggactctgcctatCCTCTGCAGAACTGGCTCCTAAAACCATTTTCTGACAACGGTCGTCTCACTGCTGAACAACAGGCGTACAACAGGAAAACGTCCAGAGCCAGAGTTGTGGTCGAAAATGCATTTGGGAGGCTAAAGGGTAGGTGGCGATGTCTTCTGAAGAGAAACGACAGTGATGTAGAGCTTCTTAAACACATGGTGCTGACCTGTTGTGTGCTTCACAATATCTGTGAGAGCCATGGGGAGGAATATACAGAATGTGACGCAcct